A window of Tatumella citrea genomic DNA:
TAAGCAGGATTTCTTATTTCGTCTGCAAACCCCTGAAAGGCTGGGCCGTGCCGGGATTGATAAAATCGGTCTTGGGGTGCTGGCCGGATTGTCAGGCCACTGGCGCACCGATTGTCTGATGATGGGCGAGCACCTTAACTGGTTACAGAAACACTATTGGCAGTCACGTTATTCCGTTGCCTTCCCTCGTCTGCGACCTTGTGCCGGGGGAATTACCCCGGCCTCGTTGATGAGTGAACGACAGTTGTTGCAGAGCATGTGTGCATTTCGCATTTTCTCTCCGCAAACGGATATCTCACTCTCTACCCGCGAATCTCCGACATTTCGCGATCATGCAATTCCGATTGTGGTTACCACTGCCAGCGCCTTTTCAAAGACAGCACCCGGAGGTTATGCAGAGAACAATGATGCACTGGAACAGTTCTCACCAGATGATCATCGTCGGCCAGAGGTAGTCGCTGCGGCTTTGCAGCGGGCGGGACTACAACCGGTGTGGAAAGACTGGGAATATTATTTTGGCAGAGAGTCTGCCTGAAAAAACTAACGGGCGCATAGCGCCCGTTTTATCATCGGCGTTATTCTTTGAATCCCGGAGTCAGCCAGACAGAAGGCCAGTTACCGGGAGCTCCACCATCACAGTCCGGCTGATTGTGATAACTCATTAGCTGAAAATTATGCCCGTCATAGCGCCAGGCACCGCTTTCACCACAATCGGCGATCCCTCTGCCACGAGCAATATGCGTCAGCATTGCCGTCTTAGGATCATAACTGACATCTGTGAACCAACTGATCGTCTGAGGATCTCCCTGATCATCTTTCAGTGGTAATGTGAGTTCGACTTCTTTTGCCTGATCCGGATGATTCCGTGGCGTCACAAATAAAATGCCTGATGACTGATAAGCGCCGGTGACGCAGTTAATCATGACCAGCACATTTTTCTTATCCAGAGGTTCCACTTTACTGCGCGCAATATCGTCGGCTTCTGGTGAGCACTCTTCATCATCCAGTACCGATTGTTGGGTCTGCAACACTTCATTAATCAGTGCATTGGCATCACTGACCGGGAAAATCGCCGGAACTTTGGTCGGCGGAATTTCAAACGCATAACGTAACGGCACCTGCGCCGGGACACCGGCACCAACGCGCAGCAGAGCTGTCTGGTTATCTAACCGCCCCTGTATGTCATCAACAAACAGCAACGATGCATCTAAACCTTTTAACGATCCGGTATCGTCGTCTTCATCCGGAGTTAAAGCAATTCGCTTAGCATTTCTGGCGGCCTGAATAAAGGCCTGAACATCCTGCAGTGAATCAGTATGGTAGCCTGCATAATCATGTTCTTCATCAGAACTGATCGGAGTCAGAGAGTTATCCCATAACTGGCCGTCCAGCCAGATACCTGAAGGTTTATCAATATCAAACCCCATAATATCCAGCGAGATATCTCCCCGCGGACCGGCTTCGTGTTTCAGGACCACACGCATATTTTCATCCACATTGCGGATATCACAATCATTCAGGTTATTACAGGTAACCTGCCAGTCCTGGAACATTCTCTGAACTGGTTCTGAAGCATTTACTGTAGGTGCAGCCACCAGCATTGCCAACAACATGCCGGGCACACAAAGGATCCTCATGATTTGCTCCATTTCCCTGTCTGACGACATATAAAAAAACCCTGCCGGAGCAGGGTTTTATATCATGATGTCATGCGATATTACTCGTCGCTGCCACCGAGGCCGGCATTCAGCAACTCTGCCAGGCTGGCAGATGCTTCATCTGCTGTAACCTGAGGAGTTACCTGTGCTTCACCTGAGTGACGACGGCGCATACGATCCTGGTGGTAGGCATAACCCGTACCGGCAGGGATCAGACGACCCACGATGACGTTTTCTTTCAGACCACGCAGTTCATCGCGTTTACCAGCCACTGCTGCTTCGGTCAGCACACGAGTCGTTTCCTGGAACGATGCCGCAGAAATAAACGATTCGGTTGCCAGTGAAGCTTTAGTGATACCCAGCAGGTCACGGTGGAAAGTTGCACCGATTTTGCCGTTCGCTTCCAGTTCACGGTTAGCAATCAGAATACGTGAAACTTCAGCCTGTTCGCCTTCCAGGAACTCAGAGCTTCCGGCAGAGGCGATGGTCGCTTTACGCAGCATCTGACGAACGATAACTTCGATGTGTTTATCGTTAATCTTAACGCCTTGCAGACGGTAAACATCCTGAACTTCGTTGGTGATATAACGGGTTACCGCATGAACACCACGCAGACGCAGAATGTCGTGCGGTGATTCAGGTCCGTCGGAAACTACGTCACCACGTTCAACACGCTCACCTTCAAACACGTTAAGCTGACGCCATTTCGGAATCATCTCTTCGTAAGGTTCGCTGCCATCAACAGGTGTGATCACCAGACGACGTTTGCCTTTGGTTTCTTTCCCGAAGGAAATAATACCGCTGATTTCTGCCAGAATCGCCGGCTCTTTAGGACGACGAGCTTCGAACAGGTCAGCAACGCGTGGCAGACCACCGGTAATATCTTTAGTACCGCCGGATTCCTGAGGAACACGCGCCAGGGTATCACCGGAACTGATTTGTACGCCGTCATCCAGCTGAACAATCGCGTTGCCAGGCAGGAAGTACTGTGCAGGCATATCAGTACCTGGCAGCATCACATCGTTGCCTTTCGCATCGACAATTTTCAGTGCCGGACGCAGATCTTTACCACCTGAAGTACGCTCAGCAGTATCCATAACCACGATTGAAGACAGACCGGTCAGCTCATCCGTTTGACGGGTGATTGTCTGGCCATCATTCATATCAACAAAGCGAAGGAAACCACTCACTTCGGTGATAACTGGCATGGTATGTGGATCCCAGTTAGCTACGGTTTCGCCGGCATTCGCCTGCTCACCATCACCTTTGGCCATCACAGAACCGTAAGGAACTTTATAGCTTTCTTTGGTACGACCGAATTCATCGATCATCTTCAGTTCAACGTTACGTGAGGTAATTACCAGCTTGCCAGCTGAGTTAGTTACCGACTTGGCGTTGATAAGCTTAATAGTACCTTTGTTTTTCACCTGGATGCTGGATTCAGCAGCCGCACGAGATGCCGCACCACCGATGTGGAACGTACGCATCGTCAGCTGTGTACCAGGTTCACCGATGGACTGTGCCGCGATAACACCGACAGCTTCACCTTTGTTGATGATATGACCACGAGCCAGGTCACGACCATAACAGTGAGCACATACACCAAAGTCGGTAGTACAACCAACCACAGAACGTACTTTAACGCTGTCGACAGAGTTCTGTTCCAACACGTCACACCAGTGCTCATCAAGCAGAGTGTTACGGGCAACCAGAATATCTGCAGAACCTGGTTTCAGAACGTCTTCAGCGGTGACACGACCCAGTACACGTTCGCGCAGTGGTTCTTTAACATCACCACCTTCGATAACCGGAGTCATCATGATACCTTCGTGGGTACCACAATCGTCTTCGGTAACCACCAGATCCTGAGCAACGTCAACCAGACGACGAGTCAGATAACCGGAGTTCGCTGTTTTCAGTGCGGTATCGGCCAGACCTTTACGGGCACCGTGCGTCGATATGAAGTACTGGAGTACGTTCAGACCTTCGCGGAAGTTTGCCGTGATAGGTGTTTCGATGATTGAACCATCTGGTTTCGCCATCAGACCACGCATACCCGCCAACTGACGAATCTGAGCAGCAGAACCACGAGCACCGGAGTCGGCCATCATATAGATACTGTTGAAAGAGACCTGCTGTTCTTCTTCACCGTGACGGTTAATCACAGTTTCAGTTTGCAGGTTTTCCATCATCGCTTTTGAAACACGTTCGTTAGCTGCAGCCCAGATATCGATGACTTTGTTGTAACGTTCACCGGCAGTAACCAGACCTGACTGGAACTGCTCCTGGATTTCAGCAACTTCAGCTTCAGCTTCGCTGATGATCTCGGCTTTTTTGGCCGGGATAACCATATCATCAATACCTACTGATGCACCGGAACGGGCTGCATAAGCAAAACCGGTATACATGGTCTGGTCCGCAAAAATTACGGTAGGTTTCAGACCCAGGATACGGTAGCAGGTATTCAGCATCTTAGAGATTGCCTTTTTACCCAATGCCTGGTTGATGATTGAATATGGCAGACCTTTTGGAACGATCATCCACAGGATGGCACGACCGATAGTAGTATCGATCAGGCTGGTCTGAGGGATCAGTTCGCCCTGCTCATTCAGGCTGTATTCGGTAATACGGACTTTAACGCGAGCATGCAGCTCCGCCAGACCCGCACGGTATACGCGTTCAGCTTCTTTAGGTCCGGTCAGGACCATGCCTTCGCCTTTACCATTGACTCTGTCACGGGTCATGTAATACAGACCCAGTACCACGTCCTGTGAAGGAACGATGATAGGTTCACCGTTTGCCGGAGACAGGATGTTGTTGGTAGACATCATCAGCGCACGCGCTTCTAACTGGGCTTCCAGCGTCAGCGGTACGTGAACAGCCATCTGGTCACCATCGAAGTCGGCGTTATAGGCCGCACAAACTAACGGGTGCAGCTGAATCGCTTTACCTTCGATCAGTACTGGTTCGAAAGCCTGGATACCCAAACGGTGCAGGGTTGGTGCACGGTTCAGCAGTACCGGGTGTTCGCGGATAACTTCATCCAGGATATCCCAGACGACAGCTTCTTCACGCTCAACCATTTTCTTGGCAGCTTTGATAGTCGTTGCCAGGCCACGCAGTTCCAGCTTGCCATAGATAAATGGTTTGAACAGTTCCAGAGCCATTTTCTTAGGCAGACCACACTGATGCAGGTGCAGGTATGGACCAACGGTGATTACTGAACGACCGGAGTAGTCAACACGTTTACCCAGCAGGTTCTGACGGAAACGACCCTGCTTACCTTTGATCATATCGGCCAAAGATTTCAGAGGACGTTTGTTAGAACCGGTAATTGCACGACCGCGACGACCGTTATCCAGCAATGCATCGACCGCTTCCTGCAGCATACGTTTTTCGTTACGTACGATGATGTCAGGTGCAGCCAGATCCAGCAGGCGTTTCAGACGGTTGTTACGGTTGATCACACGACGGTACAGATCGTTCAGATCTGAAGTCGCGAAACGGCCACCGTCCAGTGGTACCAGAGGACGCAGGTCCGGTGGCAATACTGGCAGTACTGTCAGAATCATCCACTCTGGTTTGTTACCAGACTGAACAAAGGCTTCCAGCAGTTTGATCCGCTTGGTCAGCTTTTTACGCTTGGTTTCAGAATTGGTTTCGTTCAGCTCTTCACGCAGCTGTTCGCATTCCTGCTCCAGATCCATGCCTTTCAGCAGGGCCTGAACCGCTTCTGCACCCATTTTAGCGTCGAATTCATCACCAAACTCTTCAAGTGCATCCAGATACTGCTCTTCAGTCAGAATCTGGCGCTTTTCGAGGTTGGTCATGCCGCCTTCAATAACGACATAAGATTCGAAATACAGCACGCGCTCAATATCACGCAGTGGCATGTCTAACAACAGACCAATACGGGATGGTAGTGATTTCAGGAACCAGATGTGCGCTGTAGGAGAAGCCAGCTCGATGTGACCCATACGTTCACGACGAACTTTAGTCTGGGTAACTTCTACGCCACACTTCTCACAGATCACACCACGGTGTTTGAGACGCTTGTACTTACCGCACAGGCACTCATAGTCTTTTACCGGACCAAAGATACGCGCACAGAACAGACCATCACGTTCCGGCTTAAAGGTACGATAGTTGATGGTTTCTGGCTTTTTAACTTCACCGAAAGACCAGGAACGGATCATATCTGGCGAGGCCAGAGCGATCTTGATCGCATCAAACTCTTCGGTTTTAGTTTGCGCTTTTAGAAACTTAAGTAAGTCTTTCACGGATTTGCTCCCGTCGGAGTGAGACTTCTCAGGGTATCCGGTGATTTACCGGACACCCTGTAACCTGTACAGCTGCGAGTGCTTACTCGTCTTCCAGCTCGATGTTGATACCCAGCGAGCGGATCTCTTTCAACAATACGTTGAAGGATTCCGGCATGCCTGGTTCCATCTGATGGTTGCCGTCAACGATGTTTTTATACATCTTGGTACGGCCATTAACGTCATCAGACTTAACAGTCAGCATTTCCTGCAGGGTATAAGCAGCACCATATGCTTCCAGTGCCCACACTTCCATCTCACCGAAGCGCTGACCACCGAACTGAGCTTTACCACCCAGCGGCTGCTGAGTAACAAGGCTGTAAGAACCGGTAGAACGCGCATGCATTTTGTCATCAACCAGGTGGTTCAGTTTCAGCATGTACATGTAACCTACGGTTACCTGACGCTCAAACTGCTCACCGGTACGACCATCAAACAGAGTGATCTGACCTGAAGTCGGGATACCACCCAGAGTCAGCAGCTCTTTGATTTCACTTTCTTTAGCACCGTCGAAGACCGGGGTCGCAATTGGCATCCCTTTCTTCAGGTTTTCTGCCAGACGCATTACTTCATCGTCTGAGAAAGTGTTCAGGTCGACATTCTGACGGGTATCTGAACCCAGGTCATAAGCACGCTGGATAAACTCACGCAGTCTGGTCACATCCTGTTGCTGTTTCAGCATGGCATTGATTTTGTCACCAATCCCTTTTGCTGCCATTCCCAGGTGGGTTTCCAGAATCTGACCGATGTTCATACGCGATGGTACGCCCAGTGGGTTCAGTACGATGTCTACCGGAGTACCGTTTTCATCGTAAGGCATATCTTCGATCGGGTTGATCTTAGAGATAACACCTTTGTTCCCGTGGCGACCTGCCATTTTATCACCAGGCTGGATCTGACGTTTAACCGCCAGGTAGACCTTAACGATTTTCAGCACGCCTGGTGCCAGATCATCGCCCTGAGTGATTTTACGGCGCTTAGCTTCAAGTTTTTTCTCAAACTCGTGCTTCAGCTCGTCGTACTGTTCAGCCAACTGCTCTAACTGATTCTGTTTCTCTTCATCAGTCAGGCCCAGTTCCAGCCAGCGTTCACGTGACAGCTTGTCCAGTTTCTCAGCTTCAATACCGCCTGCGATCAGGACGCTATGAATACGAGTGAACAGGCCAGCTTCGAGGATCTGCAGTTCTTCAGTCAGGTCTTTCTTAGCCTGCTTCAGCTGCATCTCTTCAATTTCCAGCGCACGTTTGTCTTTTTCTACGCCATCACGGGTAAAGACCTGAACATCGATAACTGTCCCTGATACACCGTTAGGTACACGCAGAGAAGAATCTTTAACGTCAGAGGCTTTCTCACCGAAGATAGCACGCAACAGTTTTTCTTCCGGAGTCAGCTGAGTTTCACCTTTAGGTGTCACTTTACCGACCAGGATATCGCCACCGGTCACTTCCGCACCGATGTAAACAATACCGGATTCATCCAGTTTAGAGAGTGCAGCTTCACCCACGTTAGGGATATCAGCGGTAATCTCTTCCGGCCCCAGCTTGGTGTCACGGGACACACAGGCCAGTTCCTGGATATGGATGGTAGTGAAACGGTCTTCCTGGACAACACGCTCAGAAACGAGGATGGAGTCTTCGAAGTTATAACCATTCCATGGCATGAATGCCACGCGCATGTTCTGACCCAACGCCAGTTCACCTAAATCGGTAGACGGGCCATCAGCCAGCACATCACCACGTTCAATAGGCTCGCCCAGGTTGACACACGGCATCTGGTTGATACAGGTGTTCTGGTTAGAACGGGTATATTTGGTCAGGTTATAAATGTCGATACCTGCTTCGCCGGCATACATTTCGTCTTCGTTAACTTTGATAACGATACGTGATGCATCGACGTACTGAACAGTACCGCCACGTTTAGCTACTGCAGTAACACCGGAGTCAACCGCTACAGCACGTTCCATACCGGTACCTACCAGCGGCTTATCAGCACGCAGAGTTGGTACAGCCTGACGTTGCATGTTCGCACCCATCAGAGCACGGTTAGCATCATCGTGTTCCAGGAATGGAATCAGAGACGCACCGACAGAAACAACCTGTTGAGTAGAAACGTCCATGTAGTCAACCTGATCACGGCTGAACAGGCTAGACTCGCCTTTGTTACGGCAGGTCACCAGATCATCAACAAACAGACCATTATCGTCGAGGTTGGTGTTTGCCTGAGCGATAACGAAGTTACCTTCTTCAATCGCTGACAGATAATGAATTTCGTCAGTTACCTGGCTGTCAATCACACGGCGATATGGGGTTTCAAGGAAACCATACTCGTTAGTCTGAGCATAAACAGACAATGAGTTAATCAGACCGATGTTTGGACCTTCCGGAGTTTCGATAGGACAAACACGACCATAGTGAGTCGGGTGTACGTCTCGAACTTCGAAGCCTGCACGTTCACGTGTCAGACCGCCCGGGCCCAGTGCAGAAATACGACGTTTGTGCGTAATTTCAGACAGCGGGTTGTTCTGGTCCATAAACTGTGACAGCTGGCTTGAACCAAAGAACTCTTTTACTGCTGCAGAAATCGGCTTGGCATTGATCATATCCTGAGGCATCAGGGTATCCAGATCGCCTAAAGACAGACGTTCTTTCACCGCACGCTCAACACGGACCAGACCAACACGGAACTGGTTCTCAGCCATTTCACCGACAGAACGAATACGACGGTTGCCGAGGTGGTCGATATCATCCACTTCGCCGATACCGTTACGGATATCGATCAGTTTCTTCATGACCTGGATGATGTCGTCGTGGCTCAGGATACCTGCACCTTCGATTTCATCACGCAGCAGTGAACGGTTGAACTTCATACGACCAACCGCTGACAGATCATAACGATCTTCAGAGAAGAACAGATTTTCGAACAGGTTCTCTGCAGCTTCACGCGTTGGCGGCTCACCAGGACGCATCATGCGGTAGATCTCAACCAGTGCACTCAGACGGTCATTGGTTGGGTCAACACGCAGCGTTTCTGAAATGTATGGACCGTGGTCCAGATCATTGGTGAACAGCGTTTCAATACGTTTGTGGCCTGCCTGGCTCAGTTTGGCCAGCAGATCCATGGACAATTCCATGTTAGCCGCAATGATCAGCTCGCCGGTGCTCTCATCAATGTAATCACGCGCAACGACTTTACCGGCAATATATTCAACCGGAACTTCGATGTGCTGGACATTATCTTTTTCCAGCTGGCGGATATGACGGGCAGTAATACGACGGCCTTTCTCGACATAGACAGTCCCGTTTGACTCAAGGTCAAAAGAGGCAGTCTCACCGCGCAGACGCTCAGGTACCAGCGCCATCTGCAGTTTATTATCGCGAATTTCATAAACAACTTTCTCAAAGAACAGATCGATGATTTGTTCAGTGGTGTAGTTTAATGCACGCAGGATAATAGTGGCCGGCAGCTTACGACGGCGGTCGATACGGACAAACAGGTTGTCTTTCGGGTCAAACTCAAAGTCGAGCCATGAACCACGGTAAGGAATGATACGTGCGTTATACAGCACTTTACCGGAAGAGTGCGTTTTACCCTTGTCGCTGTCAAAGAAGACGCCCGGACTACGGTGCAGCTGAGAAACGATAACGCGCTCAGTACCATTGATAACAAAGGTACCGTTGTCTGTCATGAGTGGAATTTCACCCATGTAGACTTCTTGTTCTTTAATGTCTTTTACGGTCCCTTCCGGCGCTTCGCGCTCGTAGATGACCAGACGTAGTTTAACACGCAGCGGTGCAGAGAACGTCACACCACGGATCTGACATTCTTTAACATCGAAAACAGGCTCGCCCAAACGGTAGCTGACATATTGCAGCTCAGAGTTACCACTGTAGCTCTGAATTGGGAATACGGAACGGAATGCAGCTTCCAGTCCATACTGGCCTTCCGGATCTTGCTCGATAAACTTCTGAAACGAGTCAAGCTGGATAGACAGGAGATATGGAATGTCCAGTACTTGTGGACGTTTACCAAAATCCTTACGAATACGTTTTTTCTCGGTATAGGAGTAAACCATCAGGGTTCCTCAGCTCGCTGACAAGTCGAACCACGCTGTCCGTTCTGAAGGACAGTTCATCATGCAACATTATTCTGTTTTGACCGTGAGATGAGCCCACGGTGCAATACGTCTTTCTATCACTCTTAAATCATTTCATTGCTCTGGCAGGACAGGGAACCCCGCGGGAAAGCAGTATATTAAGGCGTCGATAGAAAAAGATATTGAAGAAACCGCTGTGGACAAACAATGCGAAACCCCACAGAGTCTCTTTTAGCGCAAAAAGGCTGGTGACTATTATAGTCACCAGCCATCAGTCTGCAACCTTCTCAGACTGCAACCCAAAGGGTTGTCTTATTTGATTTCAACTTCAGCGCCAGCTTCTTTCAGAGCAGCTTCCAGAGCAGCTGCGTCGTCTTTGCTGATGCCTTCTTTGATTGCAGCCGGTGCAGATTCAACCAGATCTTTAGCTTCTTTCAGGCCCAGACCAGTTGCGCCACGAACGGCTTTGATTACTGCGACTTTGTTAGCGCCAACAGCTTTCAGTACTACGTCGAATTCAGTTTGCTCTTCAGCAGCTTCAGCAGGGCCAGCAGCAACAGCTACAGCAGCAGCAGCAGAAACACCGAATTTTTCTTCCATTGCAGAAACCAGCTCAACTACTTCCATTACGGACATAGCTGCAACAGCTTCCAGGATTTGGTCTTTAGTGATAGACATAACAATTGTTCCTAAGAATCAGAATAAGTTTATACGTAAGCAACGATGTGTGAAGTGCGATTAAGCAGCTTCTTTCGCATCGCGTACAGCGGCCAGAGTACGAACCAGTTTGCCGGCAGCGGCTTCTTTCATGGTCGACATCAGACGTGCCAGTGCTTCTTCGTAAGTCGGCAGCGTTGCCAGACGGTCAATTTGAGCGGCTGGGATCAGCTCACCTTCAAAGGCTGCAGCTTTAACCTCGAATTTTGCATTCGCTTTCGCGAAATCTTTGAACAGACGAGCAGCAGCGCCCGGGTGTTCCATAGAATATGCAATCAAGGTTGGACCAACAAACGTGTCTTTCAGGCACTCGAAAGGAGTACCTTCAACTACGCGACGCAGCAGGGTGTTACGAACAACACGCATGTATACGCCAGCTTCACGACCTGCTTTACGCAGTTCAGTCATTTTATCTACGGTAACGCCACGGGAATCCGCAACAACCGCAGACAGCGCGCCTTTGGCTACTTCGCTGACTTCAGCAACAATCGCTTGTTTGTCTTGAAGATTTAATGCCATTAGCTTTTGCTCCTGGATTATTTTAGTCCGGAGAGTTGCCCCTCCGGAACTCACATCGTCTTTCAGCCGAAGCTGGCAGACGCTAACACGGTGAGTAGAATCCAGAAAAGAATAGGTTCTTCAGGCTCTCTCACCGTCTACGCAGGAAATTAAGTTTCTGACAGAACAACAGATAAATCGGTTGTTTTATCAGTGACACCTGCGGTCTTGGACGGAGGCCTGGATAAGGCCAGGCTCCAACCGAAAATTCTTACCCGGGAGGATAACACTCTCCCGCGGTCTCTTCCTTTAGGAAGAATGGGCGAAAATTCTAGGTGAATTTTTCGCCCACGTCAAGCAAGGTCTTAAGACGCAGCAGCGTTCAGACCAGCCTGATCAACTGCAACACCTGCACCCATGGTAGTAGACAGGCTAACTTTCTTGATGTACACGCCTTTAGCTGCAGATGGTTTAGCTTTTTTCAGCGCAACCAGCAGAGATTCCAGGTTTTCTTTCAGTTTGTCAGCGTCGAAGTCAACTTTACCGATAGTGGTGTGGATGATGCCGTTTTTGTCGTTACGGTAACGAACCTGACCAGCTTTAGCGTTTTTCACTGCTTCAGCAACGTTAGGAGTTACAGTACCAACTTTCGGGTTAGGCATCAGACCGCGTGGGCCCAGAACCTGACCTAACTGGCCAACAACGCGCATTGCATCAGGAGAAGCAATAACAACGTCAAAGTTCATTTCGCCTTTTTTGATCTGATCAGCCAGATCTTCCATACCTACCAGTTCAGCACCAGCAGCTTTGGCAGCTTCAGCGTTTGCACCCTGAGCGAAGACAGCAACGCGAACGCTACGGCCAGTACCATGTGGAAGAACAGTCGCGCCACGCACGTTCTGATCTGATTTACGAGCATCGATGCCGAGGTTTACAGAAACATCAACACTTTCAACAAATTTAGCAGTTGCCAGTTCTTTCAGCAGAGCTACGGCTTCGTTGATTTCGTACTGCTTGGTGACATCTACTTTGTCACGGATAACGCGCATGCGCTTGGTAAGCTTAGCCATTGATTAATCCTCTACTACCAGGCCCATGGAGATCGCAGTACCTTCGATAGAGCGAGCCATCGCATCTACGTCTGCACCAGTCATGTCCGCAGCTTTAGTCGTTGCAATTTCATGCAACTGAGCACGCGTCACTTTACCTACTTTGTCTTTGTTCGGCTTACCGGAACCAGACTTGATACCAGCCGCTTTTTTCAGCAGAACTGCTGCCGGAGGCGTTTTGGTAACGAAGGTGAAAGAACGGTCGCTGTATACGGTGATAACAACCGGAGTAGGCAGACCTTTTTCCAGGCTTTCTGTTTTTGCGTTGAACGCTTTACAGAATTCCATGATGTTAACACCCTGCTGACCCAGTGCCGGACCAACCGGTGGACTTGGGTTAGCCATGCCTGCTGCAACCTGCAGTTTGACATAGGCTTGTACTTTCTTAGCCATGATATTTCCTCAATTGGGTATAGCGCCTTAAATAAGGCTTCCCGTGATAATTATTCCACGCACACTGTGCGTAAAAACAAAAGGCGCGAAATTATAGGTTAATTTCGCGCCTTGTGCAAGACATCTGTTGCTGTCGTGATTAGCCTTTTTCTACCTGACCAAAGTCAAGTTCAACCGGAGTTGCACGGCCGAAGATAGAAACAGACACTTTCAGGCGGCTCTTCTCGTAATCCACCTCTTCCACCACACCGTTGAAGTCAGCAAACGGACCATCGCTAACGCGGACCATTTCACCAGGTTCAAACATGGTTTTCGGCCGTGGCTTATCACCAGCCTGTTGCAGGCGATTCATAATCGCATCAACTTCTTTATCGCTGATTGGCGCAGGGCGGTCAGAAGTCCCGCCAATGAAGCCCATTACACGAGGTACGCTACGCACCAGGTGCCAGCTCGCATCTTCCATCACCATTTGAACCAGCACGTAGCCCGGGAAGAATTTACGCTCACTCTTACGGCGCTGACCACCACGGATCTCAACGATCTCCTCGGTCGGTACCATAACTTCGCCGAACAGTTCTTCCATATTGTGCAGTTTAATGTGCTCACGCAGTGAAACTGCTACGCGGCCTTCGAAACCGGAAAACGCCTGCACGACGTACCAGCGTTTTTTTGGAGCTTCAGACATTTCAGAACCTCAGTCCAGTGATAAACGATACCAGACGGACCAGAATACCATCCAGCCCCCACAAAATCAGTGACATTACGGCGGTAACCGCAGCTACGATTAACGTGGTCTGCAACGTTTCCTGACGAGTAGGCC
This region includes:
- a CDS encoding DUF1176 domain-containing protein is translated as MSSDREMEQIMRILCVPGMLLAMLVAAPTVNASEPVQRMFQDWQVTCNNLNDCDIRNVDENMRVVLKHEAGPRGDISLDIMGFDIDKPSGIWLDGQLWDNSLTPISSDEEHDYAGYHTDSLQDVQAFIQAARNAKRIALTPDEDDDTGSLKGLDASLLFVDDIQGRLDNQTALLRVGAGVPAQVPLRYAFEIPPTKVPAIFPVSDANALINEVLQTQQSVLDDEECSPEADDIARSKVEPLDKKNVLVMINCVTGAYQSSGILFVTPRNHPDQAKEVELTLPLKDDQGDPQTISWFTDVSYDPKTAMLTHIARGRGIADCGESGAWRYDGHNFQLMSYHNQPDCDGGAPGNWPSVWLTPGFKE
- the rpoC gene encoding DNA-directed RNA polymerase subunit beta' gives rise to the protein MKDLLKFLKAQTKTEEFDAIKIALASPDMIRSWSFGEVKKPETINYRTFKPERDGLFCARIFGPVKDYECLCGKYKRLKHRGVICEKCGVEVTQTKVRRERMGHIELASPTAHIWFLKSLPSRIGLLLDMPLRDIERVLYFESYVVIEGGMTNLEKRQILTEEQYLDALEEFGDEFDAKMGAEAVQALLKGMDLEQECEQLREELNETNSETKRKKLTKRIKLLEAFVQSGNKPEWMILTVLPVLPPDLRPLVPLDGGRFATSDLNDLYRRVINRNNRLKRLLDLAAPDIIVRNEKRMLQEAVDALLDNGRRGRAITGSNKRPLKSLADMIKGKQGRFRQNLLGKRVDYSGRSVITVGPYLHLHQCGLPKKMALELFKPFIYGKLELRGLATTIKAAKKMVEREEAVVWDILDEVIREHPVLLNRAPTLHRLGIQAFEPVLIEGKAIQLHPLVCAAYNADFDGDQMAVHVPLTLEAQLEARALMMSTNNILSPANGEPIIVPSQDVVLGLYYMTRDRVNGKGEGMVLTGPKEAERVYRAGLAELHARVKVRITEYSLNEQGELIPQTSLIDTTIGRAILWMIVPKGLPYSIINQALGKKAISKMLNTCYRILGLKPTVIFADQTMYTGFAYAARSGASVGIDDMVIPAKKAEIISEAEAEVAEIQEQFQSGLVTAGERYNKVIDIWAAANERVSKAMMENLQTETVINRHGEEEQQVSFNSIYMMADSGARGSAAQIRQLAGMRGLMAKPDGSIIETPITANFREGLNVLQYFISTHGARKGLADTALKTANSGYLTRRLVDVAQDLVVTEDDCGTHEGIMMTPVIEGGDVKEPLRERVLGRVTAEDVLKPGSADILVARNTLLDEHWCDVLEQNSVDSVKVRSVVGCTTDFGVCAHCYGRDLARGHIINKGEAVGVIAAQSIGEPGTQLTMRTFHIGGAASRAAAESSIQVKNKGTIKLINAKSVTNSAGKLVITSRNVELKMIDEFGRTKESYKVPYGSVMAKGDGEQANAGETVANWDPHTMPVITEVSGFLRFVDMNDGQTITRQTDELTGLSSIVVMDTAERTSGGKDLRPALKIVDAKGNDVMLPGTDMPAQYFLPGNAIVQLDDGVQISSGDTLARVPQESGGTKDITGGLPRVADLFEARRPKEPAILAEISGIISFGKETKGKRRLVITPVDGSEPYEEMIPKWRQLNVFEGERVERGDVVSDGPESPHDILRLRGVHAVTRYITNEVQDVYRLQGVKINDKHIEVIVRQMLRKATIASAGSSEFLEGEQAEVSRILIANRELEANGKIGATFHRDLLGITKASLATESFISAASFQETTRVLTEAAVAGKRDELRGLKENVIVGRLIPAGTGYAYHQDRMRRRHSGEAQVTPQVTADEASASLAELLNAGLGGSDE